In the Muricauda sp. MAR_2010_75 genome, one interval contains:
- a CDS encoding Gfo/Idh/MocA family protein yields the protein MLRNFIALIFCTINLSVGLSQEKPLKIGVAGLTHTHVHWILGREDIGDIEIVGIAESNRELAQRYADQHGFSMDLVYDSLEEMISETKPEAVTAFGTIYDHLEVVQTCAPKGIHVMVEKPLAVNMEHAQQMKALAEKHNIHLLTNYETTWYPTNHRAKELLDQGKIGDLRKVIVRDGHRGPVKIGVNQEFLEWLQDPVLNGGGAITDFGCYGANLMTWLKEGARPNTVTAVTQQFQSENNPKVDDDATIILTYDESQAILEPSWNWPIGRKDMELYGLTGAIYADNRNTLRIRMAEGYDGYEEEKMVLEERPSPYNDPFSLLAAVVRDKITLSPNDLSSLENNMIVVEILDAARKSAQNGETINLKK from the coding sequence ATGCTTCGCAATTTCATTGCCCTCATTTTTTGCACGATTAACTTATCGGTTGGTCTATCCCAAGAAAAGCCCTTAAAAATTGGTGTGGCCGGACTTACCCATACCCATGTGCATTGGATTTTGGGGCGTGAAGACATTGGCGATATTGAAATTGTTGGGATAGCTGAATCCAATCGGGAGTTGGCACAACGCTATGCTGACCAACATGGGTTTTCTATGGATTTGGTCTACGATTCATTGGAAGAAATGATATCCGAGACAAAACCTGAGGCGGTAACGGCCTTTGGTACCATTTACGATCATCTGGAAGTTGTACAGACCTGTGCCCCAAAAGGCATTCATGTCATGGTGGAAAAACCCTTGGCTGTTAATATGGAGCATGCACAGCAAATGAAGGCCTTGGCCGAAAAACACAATATACATCTCCTCACCAACTATGAAACTACTTGGTACCCCACCAATCACAGGGCCAAAGAGTTACTGGACCAAGGCAAAATTGGAGACCTACGTAAGGTCATTGTCCGAGATGGGCACCGAGGACCTGTAAAAATAGGTGTTAACCAAGAATTTTTGGAGTGGCTTCAAGACCCTGTCCTCAACGGCGGTGGGGCCATTACAGATTTTGGTTGTTACGGGGCCAATCTTATGACCTGGCTAAAAGAAGGGGCAAGGCCGAACACGGTTACAGCGGTGACCCAACAGTTTCAATCCGAGAACAATCCCAAAGTGGACGACGATGCTACCATCATACTCACCTATGATGAGTCCCAAGCCATTTTAGAACCCTCCTGGAACTGGCCTATTGGCAGAAAGGACATGGAACTCTATGGCCTTACCGGGGCCATTTATGCTGATAATCGCAACACCTTACGAATCCGAATGGCAGAAGGATACGATGGCTATGAAGAAGAAAAAATGGTTCTGGAGGAAAGACCATCTCCCTATAACGACCCTTTTTCATTGCTTGCTGCTGTCGTCCGAGATAAAATAACACTTTCGCCTAACGACCTTTCTTCCTTGGAGAACAATATGATAGTCGTGGAAATTTTGGATGCCGCCCGAAAGAGCGCCCAAAATGGCGAAACCATCAACCTAAAAAAATAA